The following nucleotide sequence is from Oscillospiraceae bacterium.
GCGGCATTTCCGGTGTCAGTTTGTCAAACAGTTTAACCGATATTAATTATGGTTTATTTTTCTCAACAAATCTTGAAAGCATTGTTATCCCAAACAGCATAACCAGCATAAGAAGCCATGCTTTTAATAGTTGTTATTACCTGTCAACTGTAACCTTATCGAATAATCTCACCAGTATAGGGGCTTATGCATTTAATTATACCAATATCAACAATATATCTTTTCCGGACAGCATTGAGAATATTGATATGTATGCATTTGGCTATTGTGAAAACCTATCGAGTGTAAATATCAATTCATCATCTGATGATTTTATCATTGGAGATTACGCATTTGTCGGATGTTCAAGTTTATCTTCGGTCACGATAGATACTTGCGAAAGCATAGGCATGTATGCATTCTCTGGGAATAATGGTTTATTACAAGTAGAACTCACAAATGTAGAAGATACAGGATGTCAAGCATTTAGCAATTGTGATTCTTTAGAGGAAGTTACCGTTTCAAATGTAGGTACTATTGGTGATTATTCATTTTATGACTGTGATTCTTTACAGGAAATCGATATTTCCAACACTGAAATAATCGATACATATGCATTCTACGGTTGTGATGATTTGATATCGGCAGACATAGATGCTCTAGAAATAGGAGAATACGCTTTTTGCGATTGTCAGAGTTTATATGATTTAGATCTCGATGGTATTGAAACCATTGGGGACGGTGCTTTTAACGGTTGTATATCATTAACAGAAGTAGATATCCCTAGTGGTGTTACTTATTTGGGTGAATCAGCATTTGTGAACTGTACGGGATTAACACGAGTAGTAATACCGGGGAGTGTTTCGGAAATCAGTTATGCTGCCTTTGCAGGATGTTCAAGTTTGTATGATGTTACGTTGGGTTATGGCATAGAAAGCATCATGGAATATGCATTTGCCAGCTGCACCGCTCTTACGCAATTGACTATTCCCGTGAGTGTCACATATATTGATCCAACAGCATTCCAAGGCTCCGGGCTCGAGTAGGGTTGACTATCCCTAAAAACACTTCTTTTATAAAATTAATTGCGTTAGATAAAAAAATGAGGCGCTGTCATCAGCGCCTCATTTTTAATTCACTTTATATGCCGCAAGTCCGATTTATTTGATCATGCCGGCGACTTCGTCAGCGAAATTGTCCTCTTTCTTTTCAAGACCTTCGCCGCGCTCATAACGCTCGAATGCGACAACCTTGATCTCACCGCCGAGTTCTTTGCCAACACCGTTGAGGTATTGGGTAACGGAGATGTCAGCGTCTTTGACAAACGCCTGCTCGATCAGACAGACCTCTTTGTAATACTTCTTGATTCTGCCTTCGACGATTTTCTCTGCGATATTGGCGGGTTTGCCCTCGTTAATTGCAGAGGTTTTGGCGATTTCACGCTCTTTAGCGAGCGTATCTTCGTCGACGCTCTCTGCCGACAGGAACAGCGGGTTCATCGCTGCGATATGCATTGCGATATCCTTGGCTGCCTCAACGAATTTATCGGTGGCAGCGATGGCGTCGGTGGTGTCAAACTTGACCAAAACGCCGATTCTGCCGCCGCCGTGGACATAGGACATCAGATGCCCGTCCATCACGACAAAACGGCGGATCGAGATGTTCTCACCAATGGTGTAAATTTTATCTTTTAAATAGGACTCAAGGGGCTGACCGTCGCAGTCTTTGGTTAAAAGTTCTTCGACAGTGGCCGGTTTTTGAGTCAGAATGACATTTGCAATTTTAGCAACAAGCTCTTTAAAAGGATCGCTTTTGGCGGCGAAGTCGGTTTCACAGTTGACTTCGACAACAACGCCTTTTTTGCACTTCGTGCAGACCTCGGAATAAGCCATACCTTCTGCGGCGATTCTGCCGGCCTTTTTTGCCGCTGCGGCAAGGCCCTTTTCGCGCAGAATCTCAATTGCTTTTTCGGTATCGCCGTCCGCCTCTGTAAGCGCTTTTTTGCAATCCATCATACCTACGCCCGTTCTGGTGCGCAGATCTGCTACGTCTTTAGCGGTAAATCCCATATTAGTTCCATTCCTTTCATAAACAAATCTTTTGAGCTTTCTGAAAACGCTGTAAAAAGATCATTTTTATCAATCATATGATGCTTTTGATTCAGCGGTATTATTCAGCAGCTGTTTCGCCTGCTTCTTCCGTCGCAGCTGTTTCTTCCGTCGCGGCTGCGACATCCGATTCACCTTGTCTGGCTTCGAGAATGGCATCTGCCATTGCGCCGGTGATCAGTTTAACAGCGCGGATAGCGTCATCGTTGCCCGGGATGACATAGTCAATCTCGTCAGGATCGCAGTTGGTATCAACGATAGCGACGATCGGAATGTTGAGCTTTCTGGCTTCGGAGACGGCATTGCGTTCTTTGCGCGGATCGACGATGAACAATGCGCCCGGCAATTTGGCCATCTCTTTGATGCCGCCGCGGAATTTTTCAAGCTTTTCGATCTCGAGGCGGAGTTTGATGACTTCCTTTTTGGGAAGGATGTCGAACGTGCCGTCCTCTTCCATCTTGCGCAGTTGGGCAAGACGGGCGATTCTCTTATGATTGGTTTGGAAGTTGGTCAGCATGCCGCCCAGCCATCTTGCATTGACAAAATGTGCGCCGGAACGCGTTGCTTCTTCTCTGATAGAATCCTGTGCCTGTTTTTTGGTACCGACAAACAGGATCGGTTTACCCTCTGCCGCGACGCTGCGGATGAACATATACGCTTCGTCGAGCTTTTTCACGGTCTGCTGAAGGTCGATGATGTAGATGCCGTTACGCTCCGTGAAGATATACGGAGCCATTTTGGGGTTCCAGCGTCTGGTCTGGTGTCCGAAGTGGACGCCGGCTTCCAGCAGCTGTTTCATGGATACGACTGCCATTGTGGTTTCCTCCTAAAATTTTGGTTTTAGATCCTCTGCGCCGCTTTGGGGAGACAGTGCCCCGCTCAAAGAACCGTAATGAACGGCACCCCTTTGAGAACCCGACGCATGCGAATTCCGTGGTATTATACCACATTCAAAGGCAATTTTCAACTCTTTTGTGAGGATTTTTTTCGTGTTATGGTCTCGGTCTTGACCACAGCCCCTTCAACGGCTATAATTGGTATTAAACGGGAGGTGCGCGGATGGTTTGCATCGGTAACGAATGGGACGAATTACTCGCCGGAGAATTCGAAGCGCCTTATTATCAGAAACTCAGAGAATTTTTAAAATCCGAATATTCACATTACCGGGTCTATCCGAGTATGTATGATATTTTCAACGCTTTGAAATATACGCCTTATTCCAAAGTTAAAGTTGTCATTTTAGGACAGGATCCCTATCACGGTCCCGGACAGGCGCACGGGTTGTGCTTTTCGGTGAAAAAAGGCATCGAACCACCCCCTTCCCTCAAAAATATTTTTACCGAAATCAAATCAGATCTCGGAATCAATCCCCCGAATCACGGAGAGCTGACCACTTGGGCAAGACAGGGCGTGTTGCTGCTCAATACGGTGCTCACAGTCCGTGAAGGCCAACCGAACAGCCACAAGGGTGCCGGATGGGAACTGCTGACCACTAAAATCGTAGAATTGCTCAATGAAAACCCCAATCCGATTGTATTTTTATTATGGGGCGCAAACGCCAGAGCCAAAGTGCCCATCCTGACCCATCCCAACCATTTGGTGCTGACCACTGTCCATCCGAGTCCGCTCTCGGCTTATAACGGCTTTTTCGGATGTAAGCATTTCTCCAAGGCCAATCAATTTCTTGTTAATAACGGTATTGAACCGGTCAACTGGCAGATCGAAAATATATTATGCGAGGTGTCAAATTAATATGGAGTTTTTTGAACTCATTCAAAAGCGTGAGAGCTGCCGCAATTTCAAGGATGCTCCGGTTGAAAACAATAAACTGCTAAGATGTGTCGAATCGGCACGTCTTGCACCGTCGGCGTGCAATTCACAGCCTTGGCGCTATATTGTCGTTAACGAACCGGAACTCAGCCCAAAGGTTGCAAAATGCGTTCAGGACATGGGCATGAACAAGTTCGCAAGCAACAGTCCGGCTTTTGCGGTTGTGCTGGAGAGTGAAGCAAATTTAATGTCCCGACTTGGCGGCAAAGTAAAGGATCAGCAGTTTGCACCGATTGATATCGGGCTTTCGGTGGCACATTTCTGTTTGGAAGCCACGGATCTGGGTCTGTCCACTTGTATTCTCGGATGGCTTAACGAAACCAAACTGAAAGATTTGCTTGGCATATCAAAACAGGAACGCGTTCGTCTGGTGATTGCAATCGGTTATGCGGCAAATGATACACTTCGGACGAAACAACGCAAATCGCTTGAAACGATTGCGGAATTTCATTTTACGGAGGATAAAAAATGAACACGCATATTCTTTTGTTGTATGTGAGCATAGTCCTTGAATTGCTGGGGGTGCTCTTTCTTGCGCTGTTTTCCTGTTTGAAGCTGCACGGTAAATTCCGTGTGTTCATCATCGGCCTGTTTGTTTTCCTGCTTGTGGATGCGGTCGATTACATTGCAAAACAAATTTCTTTATCGACCGGGGCGTTTGATTCAAACGCATTCGGCGTTCAGATGATCGTTTTTGCGATTCAAGCCATTATTTTGGCTTTCTGCGCCTATTTCAGTGTCAAAGTTTTTGTCAATTTTTCTTACAGATACAAAGATTTTTTCACCATTGGCGCCGGTGCTGCTGCGTTCAAATTATTGGATGGGGCGAAGGAGCATTTCAGTTATCTGCAACTGCTTCTCGGCAATTATACTGTCACAGAGGGCGGCATGACAGCGGAACAATATCAGCAAAACGCCGATGCGCTCTTACAAATCCCCGTCGTGGATTTCGGGATTGCTCTTTTCGAAGTTCTGCTGACCTCTTTTATCATTATTCTGGCGGCTTATCTCGCCTCCAGTGCATTGGCCCGTGAGGAGGATTCAATGATCTATATTCCCATCGGAGCGGGTGTGTATCTCGTCTACAGCGCTGCATATTGGGCGTTGTTCCGGTATGTATCCATCTGGTTGGGACTTGCCGTCGGACTTGCTGCTGCGGTCGGTTCGATTTTTGTATTGCGCAGTGAGCGAGAGTAAATAAAAATCATGGTGCTGTGCCGTAAAAACAATACTGAAGCCGGCACAGTTTTAAAGTAATGTTTATCAGGTTTTTAAATTGGACCGCGTGGGAAATGACGCCTCCTCCTGCATACGGGAGTTTTCATCTGACGTTCTTTTTCGTCGGTCTTGCACTCAGCATTTTTTTAGCATGGCGGCTGCGTAAATTGAACGATAAACAAAATCGTTTCTTGCTCATTGGAATTGGTTTGTTACTAATTCTTTTCGAAGTTTATAAAATTTCCTTCCGTTATTTTGTTGTTTATAACCGAGACATAAGCAAAATTTGGTGGTTGTTTCCTTTTCAGCTTTGTTCCATCCCAATGTTTTTGTGCGTGATTGCACCGTTATTGAAAAATAAAACCGTTTCAGGCGCGATGTACGATTTCATGCTTGCATTCAATCTATTCGGCGGATTTATCGCATTCACCGAACCATCGGGGCTTGTACATAACTATTGGACGCTTACAATCCATGCGTTCGTCTGGCATATGACACTGGTATTTGTCGGACTTTATCTGGGTTTTTCGGGCCGTGCGGGTCTAAAACTTGAAAATTATAAACGGGCGGTGCTGCTCTATTTAGTTTTATGCGGAATTGCCTTCGGTATCAACTGTGCTTTTTGGAAAGTCTCCGGCGGCTCGATGAATAATTTTTATATCGGCCCGGCAAATTCACCACTGATCGTATTCAAAGCAATTTGTCAAAGATACGGCTGGTTTATCAATGACTTAATCTATATTCCATTGATGTGCCTTGGCGCATTTCTCTTCTATGCGCCGTTCTGCCTGTTCAGAAAAAAATTTCCGATTCGCAGAAAACCCCACCCGGTTACATAGACTTGATGACACACTAAAAACGTCATAAAACGCAGGGGCCGCAGCAATTGCTGCGGCCCCTGCTCTTTTATGATGTTTATTTAAACGGATTCTCCGTTTTATAAGGTAGTGACGCCGGTTGATTGTAGTTGATGTCTTCGACGCTGAGCAGTTTCAACACCTCGAATAAGGTTTTTCCGACGTGTGCAAATCCGATTCCGGCGTGGTGCGGAAAGTGTTTTTCAATCAGGACGTGGCGGTAAAACCGGCCCATTTCCGGGATTGCCATAACACCGATACCGCCGAATGAACAGGGATCGATATCGAGAATCTGCCCCTGTGCAACATAACTCGAAATATGACCTTCTGCGGCGCCTTGAATGCGGAACATCGTGACATCACCGGGTTTCAGCTGACCTTCTAGCGTTCC
It contains:
- the tsf gene encoding translation elongation factor Ts gives rise to the protein MGFTAKDVADLRTRTGVGMMDCKKALTEADGDTEKAIEILREKGLAAAAKKAGRIAAEGMAYSEVCTKCKKGVVVEVNCETDFAAKSDPFKELVAKIANVILTQKPATVEELLTKDCDGQPLESYLKDKIYTIGENISIRRFVVMDGHLMSYVHGGGRIGVLVKFDTTDAIAATDKFVEAAKDIAMHIAAMNPLFLSAESVDEDTLAKEREIAKTSAINEGKPANIAEKIVEGRIKKYYKEVCLIEQAFVKDADISVTQYLNGVGKELGGEIKVVAFERYERGEGLEKKEDNFADEVAGMIK
- the rpsB gene encoding 30S ribosomal protein S2; this translates as MAVVSMKQLLEAGVHFGHQTRRWNPKMAPYIFTERNGIYIIDLQQTVKKLDEAYMFIRSVAAEGKPILFVGTKKQAQDSIREEATRSGAHFVNARWLGGMLTNFQTNHKRIARLAQLRKMEEDGTFDILPKKEVIKLRLEIEKLEKFRGGIKEMAKLPGALFIVDPRKERNAVSEARKLNIPIVAIVDTNCDPDEIDYVIPGNDDAIRAVKLITGAMADAILEARQGESDVAAATEETAATEEAGETAAE
- a CDS encoding uracil-DNA glycosylase; this encodes MVCIGNEWDELLAGEFEAPYYQKLREFLKSEYSHYRVYPSMYDIFNALKYTPYSKVKVVILGQDPYHGPGQAHGLCFSVKKGIEPPPSLKNIFTEIKSDLGINPPNHGELTTWARQGVLLLNTVLTVREGQPNSHKGAGWELLTTKIVELLNENPNPIVFLLWGANARAKVPILTHPNHLVLTTVHPSPLSAYNGFFGCKHFSKANQFLVNNGIEPVNWQIENILCEVSN
- a CDS encoding nitroreductase family protein codes for the protein MEFFELIQKRESCRNFKDAPVENNKLLRCVESARLAPSACNSQPWRYIVVNEPELSPKVAKCVQDMGMNKFASNSPAFAVVLESEANLMSRLGGKVKDQQFAPIDIGLSVAHFCLEATDLGLSTCILGWLNETKLKDLLGISKQERVRLVIAIGYAANDTLRTKQRKSLETIAEFHFTEDKK
- a CDS encoding YwaF family protein, which gives rise to MTPPPAYGSFHLTFFFVGLALSIFLAWRLRKLNDKQNRFLLIGIGLLLILFEVYKISFRYFVVYNRDISKIWWLFPFQLCSIPMFLCVIAPLLKNKTVSGAMYDFMLAFNLFGGFIAFTEPSGLVHNYWTLTIHAFVWHMTLVFVGLYLGFSGRAGLKLENYKRAVLLYLVLCGIAFGINCAFWKVSGGSMNNFYIGPANSPLIVFKAICQRYGWFINDLIYIPLMCLGAFLFYAPFCLFRKKFPIRRKPHPVT